One window of Jannaschia sp. CCS1 genomic DNA carries:
- the dnaA gene encoding chromosomal replication initiator protein DnaA, whose product MTNDTWNEVRQDLLKVVGKNNFSAWIEPIDFDRIDERTAHFHVPTNFIGSWVTNNFGDLILRQLSAHGAGADRVKFTVSPKAGAAVAAPANTSAPRPVPEMAAAAPAPAPVHHTAPAPAPVAAPAQPRELPGAKLNPNFTFANFVVGKPNELAHAAARRVAETLDVTFNPLFLYGGVGLGKTHLMHAIAWDLQDRHPDAKILFLSAEQFMHRFVRALREQDTFNFKETFRSVDILMVDDVQFIAGKTSTQQEFFHTFNALVEMGKQIVISGDRAPVDMEELDNRIASRLQCGLVVDIHPTDYELRLGVLQHKAELLGAKYPHITFATGVLEYLAQKISSNVRVLEGALTRLFAFADLVRREVTVDLAKECLTDVLRATDKKVTMDEILKKTCEYYKIRQVDMISQNRQRVIARPRQMAMYLCKRLTTRSLPEIGKKFGGRDHTTILYGVRKIEELMQADSQIAEDAELLRRTLEA is encoded by the coding sequence ATGACGAACGACACTTGGAACGAAGTGCGCCAAGATCTGTTGAAGGTTGTCGGCAAGAACAACTTTTCAGCATGGATTGAACCAATCGATTTTGATCGCATTGATGAGCGAACCGCCCATTTCCATGTGCCCACGAATTTCATTGGCTCCTGGGTGACCAACAACTTCGGCGACCTGATTCTGCGTCAATTGTCGGCCCATGGTGCCGGCGCGGATCGTGTGAAGTTCACGGTGTCCCCGAAAGCGGGTGCTGCCGTTGCCGCACCGGCCAATACATCTGCCCCAAGACCTGTCCCGGAAATGGCTGCGGCTGCTCCGGCGCCTGCCCCTGTTCATCACACCGCACCTGCGCCCGCTCCTGTCGCGGCCCCGGCGCAACCGCGTGAGCTGCCCGGTGCCAAGCTGAACCCGAACTTTACCTTTGCCAATTTCGTCGTCGGCAAGCCGAACGAGCTGGCCCATGCCGCCGCCCGTCGCGTGGCCGAGACGTTGGACGTCACCTTCAACCCGCTGTTTCTGTATGGCGGCGTTGGCCTCGGCAAGACGCATCTGATGCACGCCATCGCCTGGGATCTGCAGGACCGTCATCCCGACGCCAAGATCCTGTTTCTGTCGGCTGAGCAGTTCATGCACCGGTTCGTGCGGGCGCTCCGCGAGCAAGACACGTTCAATTTCAAGGAAACGTTCCGCTCGGTCGATATCCTGATGGTCGATGATGTGCAGTTTATCGCTGGCAAAACCTCCACCCAGCAGGAATTCTTCCACACATTCAACGCGTTGGTTGAGATGGGCAAGCAAATCGTCATCTCTGGTGACCGTGCGCCCGTCGACATGGAAGAGCTCGACAATCGCATCGCGTCGCGCCTTCAGTGCGGCCTTGTCGTGGACATCCACCCCACCGATTACGAACTTCGCCTGGGCGTGCTGCAACATAAGGCTGAGCTTTTGGGCGCAAAGTATCCGCACATCACCTTTGCCACCGGCGTGTTGGAATATCTGGCCCAGAAGATCTCGTCCAACGTTCGGGTGCTGGAAGGCGCGCTGACGCGTCTCTTTGCCTTCGCCGATCTGGTGCGGCGTGAAGTGACCGTCGATCTTGCCAAGGAATGTCTCACCGATGTTCTGCGCGCGACTGACAAGAAGGTCACGATGGATGAGATCCTGAAAAAGACCTGCGAATACTACAAGATCCGCCAAGTCGATATGATCAGCCAGAACCGACAGCGCGTGATCGCACGGCCCCGGCAGATGGCGATGTATCTGTGCAAGCGCCTGACCACGCGCTCCCTTCCTGAGATCGGGAAGAAATTCGGCGGGCGCGATCACACCACAATCCTCTACGGCGTGCGCAAGATCGAAGAGCTGATGCAGGCCGATAGTCAGATTGCCGAGGACGCAGAACTGTTGCGCCGGACACTGGAAGCCTAG
- the dnaN gene encoding DNA polymerase III subunit beta → MKLSIERATLLRAVSQAQSVVERRNTIPILANVLIEAEGETVSFRATDLDIEVVDKAPAQVERAGATTVSAVTLHEIVRKLPDGSLVSLTEDTTTSRLTIEAGRSSFQLATLPREDFPVMASTDYAANFSAKAPELRRLFDKSKFAISTEETRYYLNGVYFHIAEGDNGKALRAVATDGHRLARIDSALPDGAQEMPGVIVPRKTVGELRKLLDDDDAQIAVSVSETKIRFATPDITLTSKVIDGTFPDYTRVIPAGNTRRMEVDAGDFAKAVDLVATVSSERSRAVKMALDEDRLMLSVNAPDSGNAEAELVVAYADEKLEIGFNAKYLLEIASQVDRENAVFMFSSPAEPTLMREGNDDSAIYVVMPMRV, encoded by the coding sequence ATGAAACTCTCCATCGAACGCGCCACATTGCTGCGCGCTGTCAGCCAGGCGCAATCCGTGGTGGAGCGTCGCAACACCATCCCGATCCTCGCCAACGTATTGATTGAGGCCGAGGGAGAGACTGTCAGCTTCCGCGCCACCGATCTGGACATTGAAGTCGTCGACAAGGCCCCCGCCCAGGTGGAGCGTGCCGGGGCCACGACCGTGTCCGCCGTGACATTGCACGAGATCGTGCGCAAATTGCCCGACGGATCGCTGGTGTCACTGACGGAAGATACCACCACGTCGCGACTTACGATTGAAGCGGGACGGTCCTCCTTTCAACTGGCGACGCTGCCGCGCGAAGATTTTCCCGTCATGGCGTCAACGGATTATGCCGCCAATTTCTCGGCCAAAGCGCCGGAGCTGCGACGCCTGTTCGACAAGTCCAAGTTTGCGATCTCGACCGAAGAGACGCGGTATTATCTGAACGGTGTCTATTTCCACATCGCTGAAGGCGATAACGGCAAAGCCCTGCGTGCCGTGGCCACCGACGGCCACCGCCTTGCCCGGATCGACAGCGCCCTGCCCGATGGTGCGCAAGAAATGCCCGGCGTGATCGTGCCTCGCAAGACGGTGGGCGAACTGCGCAAGCTGCTGGATGATGACGATGCCCAGATCGCCGTGAGCGTGTCGGAGACGAAAATCCGCTTCGCCACGCCAGATATCACGCTGACCTCCAAGGTGATCGACGGCACCTTCCCCGATTACACACGCGTCATTCCAGCGGGCAACACGCGCCGGATGGAAGTGGATGCGGGCGACTTCGCCAAGGCGGTCGATCTGGTGGCAACGGTCAGCTCCGAGCGGTCACGCGCCGTAAAGATGGCGCTGGACGAGGACCGCCTGATGCTGTCCGTTAATGCGCCAGATTCTGGCAATGCAGAGGCCGAACTGGTCGTGGCCTATGCCGACGAGAAGCTGGAGATTGGCTTTAACGCCAAATACTTGCTGGAAATCGCCAGCCAGGTGGACCGGGAGAACGCGGTTTTCATGTTCTCGTCCCCGGCTGAGCCCACGCTGATGCGCGAAGGCAACGATGATAGCGCGATCTATGTCGTCATGCCCATGCGGGTCTGA
- the recF gene encoding DNA replication/repair protein RecF codes for MSRQNDEGCGVSKVFVSSLALSHFRSHRRARMELDGRPVALFGPNGAGKTNLMEAVSLLSPGRGLRRAAAEEIIRRPEAIGWKVSAEISGPSINHDITLTAEPGQPRTTQVDGKTAPQIALARLLRIVWLVPSQDRLWSEGAEGRRRFLDRITLSFLPDHADAVLTYEKAMRERNRLLRDDARDPAWYRALEAQMADAAVRIVNGRDDALTRISAAQNGAATAFPAADLGIETEHPCQTVDDFIQAFEGSRPRDLAAGRTLIGPHRADMSAIYRDKGVPAKQCSTGEQKALLISLILSNARALKAETGTAPLVLLDEVAAHLDAGRRAALFDEICALEAQAWMTGTGPELFAELGDRAQHFEITEVAGESQVAAP; via the coding sequence ATGTCCAGGCAAAATGATGAGGGCTGTGGGGTGAGCAAAGTGTTCGTCTCATCCCTGGCGCTGTCGCATTTCCGCTCCCACAGACGGGCGCGAATGGAGTTGGACGGGCGCCCAGTGGCGCTGTTCGGACCCAATGGCGCGGGCAAGACCAATCTGATGGAAGCTGTCTCCTTGCTGTCGCCCGGGCGTGGGTTGCGGCGCGCGGCAGCCGAAGAGATCATTCGCAGGCCTGAGGCGATTGGCTGGAAAGTCAGCGCCGAGATTTCCGGGCCCAGCATTAACCACGATATCACTCTGACAGCCGAACCCGGACAACCCCGCACCACTCAGGTCGACGGCAAGACCGCACCACAGATCGCGCTTGCCAGGCTGCTGCGCATTGTCTGGCTGGTGCCGTCTCAAGACAGGCTCTGGAGCGAAGGGGCAGAAGGGCGGCGGCGGTTTCTTGACCGGATCACGCTAAGTTTTCTGCCCGACCACGCAGATGCCGTCCTGACCTACGAGAAAGCGATGCGCGAGAGGAACCGTCTGCTCCGCGACGATGCGCGTGATCCGGCGTGGTATCGCGCGTTGGAGGCGCAGATGGCAGACGCCGCTGTGCGGATCGTGAACGGGCGCGACGACGCGCTCACCCGCATCAGCGCTGCCCAGAATGGGGCTGCGACAGCTTTCCCCGCCGCCGATCTGGGGATCGAAACGGAGCACCCCTGCCAAACGGTCGACGATTTCATCCAGGCCTTCGAGGGGAGCCGCCCACGGGACCTCGCAGCCGGGCGCACGCTGATCGGACCGCACCGCGCCGACATGTCCGCGATCTACCGCGACAAGGGTGTGCCCGCCAAACAATGCTCCACCGGTGAGCAGAAAGCGCTGCTGATCTCGCTGATCCTGTCCAACGCACGGGCCTTGAAGGCCGAGACCGGAACGGCCCCCTTGGTGCTGCTGGATGAGGTCGCGGCGCATCTGGATGCGGGGCGTCGCGCAGCGCTGTTTGATGAGATCTGCGCGTTGGAGGCTCAGGCCTGGATGACCGGAACAGGGCCGGAATTGTTCGCGGAATTGGGTGACAGGGCGCAGCATTTCGAGATTACCGAGGTCGCAGGCGAAAGCCAGGTCGCCGCCCCCTAA
- the gyrB gene encoding DNA topoisomerase (ATP-hydrolyzing) subunit B has product MNDIPASGDDYGADSIKVLKGLEAVRKRPGMYIGDTDDGSGLHHMVYEVVDNGIDEALAGHADAVTVTLHADSSVSVSDNGRGIPVGIHEEEGVSAAEVIMTQLHAGGKFDSNSYKVSGGLHGVGVSVVNALSDWLELRIWRDGKEHIARFEGGFTTKPLEVVSECGDRTGTEVRFMASTETFSNLDYVFKTLENRLRELAFLNSGVRIILRDERPAEALESDLFYEGGVREFVRYLDRSKTSAMEEPIFITGEKDDIGVEVAMWWNDSYHENVLPFTNNIPQRDGGTHLAGFRGALTRTINLYAQSSGIAKKEKVSFTGDDAREGLTCVLSVKVPDPKFSSQTKDKLVSSEVRPAVEGLVNEKLQEWFEEHPHEARVIVSKIVEAALAREAARKARELTRRKTAMDIASLPGKLADCQEKDPSKSELFLVEGDSAGGSAKQGRSRHNQAVLPLRGKILNVERARFDRMLGSQEIGTLITALGTGIGRDEFNIDKLRYHKIIIMTDADVDGAHIRTLLLTFFFRQMPELIEGGYLYIAQPPLYKVSRGKSEVYLKDETALEDYLVAQGVEGASLRLSSGEEIAGQDLARVVTGARNFKRILDAFPTHYPRRIVEQAALAGAFDAGKADADLQGVADDVAKRLDLVAVEYERGWNGRITQDHGIRLSRVLRGVEEIRTLDGAVLRSGEARKLAEVSKDSRTVYQDPATLTRKDRVQLIHGPTELLKAILDEGAKGQQMQRYKGLGEMNPDQLWETTLDHEARTLLQVKIDDLADADDIFTKLMGDVVEPRREFIQNNALSVENLDF; this is encoded by the coding sequence ATGAACGACATACCCGCGAGCGGTGACGACTACGGCGCTGATTCCATCAAAGTTCTCAAAGGGTTGGAGGCGGTTCGTAAGCGCCCCGGCATGTATATCGGCGATACCGATGACGGCTCTGGTCTGCACCACATGGTCTATGAGGTCGTCGACAACGGCATCGACGAGGCTCTGGCCGGTCACGCGGACGCCGTGACAGTGACGCTGCACGCCGACAGCAGCGTTTCGGTGAGCGATAATGGACGCGGCATTCCCGTTGGCATCCACGAAGAAGAAGGTGTCTCCGCCGCTGAAGTCATCATGACCCAGCTTCATGCGGGCGGTAAGTTCGACAGCAACTCCTACAAGGTCTCGGGCGGTCTGCACGGCGTCGGCGTATCCGTGGTGAACGCCCTGTCCGACTGGTTGGAGCTGCGGATCTGGCGTGACGGCAAGGAACATATCGCGCGGTTTGAGGGCGGCTTTACCACCAAACCATTGGAAGTCGTCAGCGAGTGCGGCGACCGCACCGGCACGGAAGTGCGCTTCATGGCCTCGACTGAGACATTCTCCAACCTCGATTACGTGTTCAAAACCCTTGAAAACCGTTTGCGGGAACTTGCATTCCTGAACTCGGGCGTGCGGATCATCCTGCGCGATGAACGGCCCGCCGAGGCATTGGAATCGGACCTGTTTTATGAAGGTGGCGTGCGGGAATTCGTCCGCTATCTGGACCGCTCCAAGACATCCGCCATGGAAGAGCCGATCTTCATCACCGGCGAGAAGGACGATATCGGCGTCGAAGTCGCCATGTGGTGGAACGACAGCTACCATGAGAACGTCCTGCCGTTTACCAACAACATCCCCCAGCGGGACGGCGGCACCCACCTGGCGGGCTTCCGGGGGGCACTGACGCGGACGATCAACCTTTATGCGCAGTCCTCGGGCATCGCGAAGAAAGAGAAGGTCAGCTTCACCGGCGATGATGCGCGTGAGGGCCTGACCTGTGTTCTGTCCGTCAAAGTGCCAGATCCGAAATTCAGTTCTCAGACCAAAGACAAGCTCGTCTCGTCCGAGGTGCGCCCCGCCGTCGAAGGCCTGGTGAACGAGAAGCTGCAAGAGTGGTTTGAAGAGCATCCCCACGAGGCGCGCGTGATCGTGTCCAAGATCGTGGAAGCCGCACTGGCCCGCGAAGCCGCCCGCAAAGCGCGGGAATTGACCCGGCGCAAGACGGCGATGGATATCGCCTCGCTCCCCGGGAAGCTGGCCGATTGTCAGGAGAAAGATCCGTCCAAATCCGAGCTGTTCCTGGTGGAGGGTGACAGCGCCGGTGGCTCTGCCAAGCAGGGCCGCTCCCGTCATAACCAGGCGGTCCTGCCCCTGCGCGGTAAAATCCTGAACGTGGAACGCGCGCGCTTTGACCGGATGTTGGGAAGCCAGGAAATCGGGACGCTGATCACCGCCCTTGGCACTGGCATTGGCCGGGACGAGTTCAACATCGACAAGCTGCGCTACCACAAGATCATCATCATGACCGACGCCGACGTTGACGGCGCGCATATCCGGACGCTTTTGCTGACCTTCTTCTTCCGCCAGATGCCGGAGCTGATTGAAGGCGGCTACCTCTATATCGCGCAGCCGCCGCTTTATAAGGTCAGCCGCGGCAAGTCCGAGGTCTATCTGAAGGACGAAACCGCGCTGGAAGATTATCTGGTTGCCCAAGGTGTCGAAGGCGCGTCGCTGCGTCTGTCCTCGGGAGAAGAGATTGCCGGGCAGGATCTGGCCCGCGTCGTCACCGGCGCGCGCAACTTCAAGCGGATCCTTGATGCGTTTCCCACACATTACCCCCGCCGCATCGTCGAACAGGCCGCACTTGCCGGTGCATTTGACGCGGGCAAAGCCGATGCGGATCTGCAAGGGGTCGCCGATGATGTGGCCAAGCGCCTCGATCTGGTTGCGGTGGAATATGAGCGGGGCTGGAATGGCCGCATTACCCAGGATCATGGCATCCGCCTGAGCCGCGTTTTGCGCGGTGTGGAAGAGATCCGCACCCTTGACGGCGCAGTCCTGCGATCCGGTGAGGCGCGCAAGCTGGCCGAAGTCTCCAAGGACAGCCGCACCGTTTACCAGGACCCTGCGACGCTGACCCGCAAGGATCGGGTACAGTTGATCCACGGCCCGACAGAGCTTCTGAAGGCGATCCTGGATGAAGGCGCCAAGGGCCAGCAGATGCAGCGCTACAAGGGTCTGGGTGAAATGAACCCGGACCAGCTGTGGGAAACCACGCTGGATCACGAAGCCCGCACGCTGTTGCAGGTGAAGATCGACGATCTGGCCGATGCCGACGACATCTTCACCAAACTGATGGGCGATGTGGTGGAGCCCCGGCGGGAATTCATCCAGAATAATGCGCTCAGCGTGGAAAATTTGGATTTCTAG
- a CDS encoding DUF2461 domain-containing protein, whose amino-acid sequence MSDGFDTLITRANAFFTDLRANNTRDFYEAHKAAYTTDIKKPAELLADLFAEDLAKRTGKAHKPKLFRIHRDVRFSKDKTPYNTHLHLMWSRPGLGPTWFFGSSSDYLILGMGIMGLEKDGLTAYRQMVDRQGDNLSDAIEASGAQISDWGPDPLKRVPKPYDQDHPQAELLRRKALALSTDLPAGWEGDGLLKTLNKMIPALLPTWKVLDETFPG is encoded by the coding sequence ATGTCCGACGGGTTCGATACCCTCATCACCCGCGCCAACGCGTTTTTCACCGATCTGCGCGCCAATAATACGCGCGATTTCTATGAGGCCCACAAAGCCGCCTACACGACAGACATCAAGAAACCCGCCGAACTGCTTGCGGATTTGTTTGCCGAGGATCTCGCCAAACGCACCGGCAAGGCCCACAAACCCAAACTGTTCCGCATCCATCGCGATGTGCGGTTTTCCAAGGACAAGACGCCCTATAACACGCACCTGCATTTGATGTGGTCGCGCCCGGGACTTGGGCCGACATGGTTTTTCGGCTCTTCCTCCGATTACCTGATACTTGGGATGGGCATCATGGGGCTGGAGAAGGACGGTCTCACGGCCTATCGCCAGATGGTCGACCGGCAGGGAGATAACCTCTCGGACGCGATCGAGGCCTCCGGGGCGCAGATCAGCGATTGGGGGCCTGATCCGCTCAAGCGCGTGCCGAAACCCTATGACCAAGATCATCCCCAGGCCGAGCTGCTCAGACGCAAAGCCTTGGCGCTTTCGACGGATCTGCCCGCAGGATGGGAGGGCGATGGCCTTCTCAAGACTCTCAACAAGATGATTCCCGCGCTTTTGCCCACGTGGAAAGTTCTGGATGAGACCTTTCCGGGTTAG
- the csgH gene encoding curli-like amyloid fiber formation chaperone CsgH, with protein sequence MTKFSKSSTALGVAAIAAAVLGATAISAETANLTREAHAQTAAPVACALNIGTASGLLQVEPVIQATEAVSGIYQLRVEGPGTRMNQGGPFSVRAGQTVELGRMMTSGSASSLDAEFTLTIAGRTYRCPTSL encoded by the coding sequence ATGACCAAGTTTTCAAAATCCTCCACGGCCCTCGGTGTAGCTGCCATCGCAGCGGCCGTCCTGGGCGCCACCGCGATCTCTGCCGAAACGGCTAACCTCACCCGCGAGGCCCATGCACAAACCGCAGCGCCCGTCGCTTGCGCCCTCAACATCGGCACAGCCAGCGGCCTTCTGCAGGTCGAGCCTGTGATCCAAGCGACCGAGGCCGTGTCCGGCATCTACCAACTGCGTGTTGAGGGCCCCGGCACTCGCATGAACCAGGGCGGCCCCTTCTCGGTCCGCGCCGGTCAGACGGTGGAGCTTGGGCGCATGATGACCAGCGGGTCCGCCTCCAGCCTCGACGCTGAATTTACCCTTACGATCGCCGGCCGCACCTACCGCTGCCCCACGTCGCTTTAA